The genomic DNA TTTAGTAACTTCTCCATATCTTTCGACAACTTCCTTGAATTCTTCTGGGACTGGAAACAATTCTGTATCTCCATTTGCTGGCGAGAGTGTGATATAGTTTTCCCCTGCGACAACCCCAGTTTGAGTGGACGTGTAATGCATCGTAAATTTTCCGTTCGCGTCTGTCAGTCCAGAACTGGGGCGATTCCCTTCAACGTGCATGACGACATTAAGATCGGGAGCCGGTTTGCCATTGATTGTTAAAGTTCCATTCATTTGATGCAATGTTGGTGCTCCTGAGCCTTGACCGCATCCGGCAAGAATCACCAGACAGCCGCTGCTGACTACGCATGAGACCAACAGTACGTGAAGGGATCGAAAAATGTTTGCTATCAACGTAACGCACTCCTGAACAGTCTAGTGAAGGATGAATCAATTGAATTTTAAGTGGCTTAATTAAAAGAGATCTCCAGAGACTGGCGACTTAGCCTCTGGAGATCTCGTAGACAAGACATCAAATCCGCAAAGACAAATCAAAATTCACCAACGGTTTCCCGAAGTGATCTTGTTGAAATTCTACGAAATGTCGTCAAATCGATATTATCACTGATGAAGCGAACACTCCCATCAACAAGACAAACCTGAATTCCTCCGGGATGTTCGCTGCGAGAGACTCGACCGAAATTGTTATTCAGCTGATTGGGCGGTCGATCAGTACTGGCATAACCTTCCGATTGATGGGTTACCAATAAAAAGTGATTGTGAGCATTGGGATCATTAGGATCTTTGGTATATCGAACCTGCTCCATAATGAGCATCGTATTGGAAGTTCCATCGACAACATCCTTAAACTTGAGGCTGCTGTTCATAAATCCCATCCCATTGTAGGCGGTCGCAGAACTGGACCGCTCTGGACAACACAAAGGCGTTCCCGCATTAATCGCGTAATCTTTGTAACTTCTGGGAGCCCCTGCAGCGATTGCACTCGGGCAGGCAAAAGTTGATGGCATTTGCTGGCAGGGAACTTGATTCGTCGTATTTGGAGTAGGACCATTCTGGCCCCATCCACTATCGTAATCGTGCGGTGTGTAAGGGGGCTGACTGGTGTCAAAGCTATCGTACAGTGCACTGGATTCAATTTGCGGGAGAATAAAATACGGCCATCCCCAGGAGTTATATTGATCATCTGATGGAGCACTCTTGGAATAAGGATGGCTATGCCCTCCCGGTGGATCCACAAAGCGATTCCCCATAGGAAACACGAAATGTGTATCGTGATAATTATGAAAAGCCAACCCAATCTGCTTCAAATTATTTTTGCAGGACGAACGCCTTGCAGCTTCCCTCGCCTGTTGAACAGCTGGTAATAGCAGTGCGACCAGTATGGCAATGATTGCGATCACGACCAGAAGTTCAATTAGTGTGAATGCTCTTCTCTTCGACCTCATTGAAACCTCCCCAAACTAAATAACGAAACAGAATCGCATTATATAATCATGATATGTTCACTTTACCTATGCTTTATGCGATCAGTAACCGAAAATTGACTCTTTTTTTTCATTTCTTGAAAAAATTTAATCTGGCAAGAAATCAATTTCAGCTTAAATTGAGCGAAGTCGCAAGGACTAACCCTCTTAGTTCAGAAGACCATCCGAGTAACATATTTCTTACTCAACCGCGCAAATCAAACATTTCAAATACGAACTCTCCGGGCAGAAGGCACTCACGGGATGATCGGCTGCCTGGCCGCGGGTTTCGAGGATGCGGACGAAGCGGCCGGTTTCTGCGGCGGCATCGCGGATGACTTCGCCGAATTCTTCAAAGGAAACCATACCGGAGCAGCTGCAGGTGACGAGGATTCCCTGCGGTTTCAGGCGGGATATCGCGGCCACATTCCATTTGAAGTAAGCCTTCATCGCCCGTTGAATTCCCTTGCGACCGCGGGCAAATTTGGGGGGATCGAGAATGATGCCATCAAACATACGGTCGGTCGTCGTTAAGAATTTGAGAGCATCGGCATCAACGAATTCGCAGCGATCTTCCAGCTGATTCAACTTTGCATTGTCTTGCGCTAACTGAATCGCTCCACCAGAGGAATCGACTCCAGTCACATGCTTAGCTCGTCCATGCTTAAGGGCATTGAGAGTAAACCCGCCCGAATAGCAGCAGACATCGAGCACATCGCCCTGCAAATATTTTGCGGCTGCCAGACGGTTATCGCGCTGATCGTAATAGAAGCCTGTCTTCTGACCTTCCTGCACATTGATGATGTAATCGAGTTCATTTTCGACGATATACAGCGGCGAGGGCGGCGGATCGCCCCGCAGCAGGCCATCCTGCATCGTCATTCCCTCGGCTTCTTTCATCCCCTTTTCCGTTCGCAGCCAGATGCCGAGCGGACTGAGCAACTCATCGAGTTGATTGATGAGAAATTCGGAACGTGTTGCCAAAGCCTGACTTGTAATCTGCACGGTGAGCCAGTCGCCGAAACGATCGACCGTCAAACCGGAAATGCCGTCGGCTTCACTGAAAATCAATCGGCAGGCACGGATGTCGTTTTCAACAGGAAACATCTGCCGTCGCAGTTCGATGGCGCCGATCAGTCGTTGTCTCCAGAAATCGTCATCGAGGGGCTGGTCGAGATTCCAGGAGTACAGCCGGACCCGAATTTGACTCTCGGGATTGTAAAGACCGCGAGCGATGGCCTTTTTTTCATGGGAATAAAGGACGACTTCATCCCCAACATTCAGTCCCTCAGGAATCTGAGAAATGGCTCCGGCAAAGACCCAAGGATGACCAGTGAAAAACGGCTGAGAACGGCGTGGTTTGAGTATGATACGTGGAAGATCCGACGACATGGAACGTAATTTCTTGTAATACAATAAGAGCTGACTCAAACCGACTGGTTTTGAAGACTTGCCAGCTGCGATATGATAGTGAATTGAAGTAGAATAACATCGAAAACCCGCGGAACATAGGATCATCAGTCTGAATATTCCGTAAATAAATAAACGCCAAATGACTTTCCCGCTTGGGATTGCAGTCATCTGGCGTAATTACTTTCCGCTGGGATTCACTCGGCTACGTTTTTTCGTGTGCCTTTCACGTGGCACACTTTTGAGCAATTATGAATTTAGGTATTCAATAAATTGCTCAACAGACAAACCGGCAAGTGTGATTTGCTTTTTGAGCAATCCAATACCCATGTCTTCATTGCCGTGTACTGGTATATTGAGAGGACTTGGGTGGTCTTCTTTATTCATAATGTGATGACTGCCCTTAGTTCTAACAACTTCAAATCCAGCTTTCTGGAATGCTTTAATCGCTTTTTTTCCAGATATCCTCGGGATCTTAGTCGCCATCAACCAGGATCCATTTCAACTTGCAGTTGTCGGGAATCTGTGATTCGTACTCTTTAGGCATTAACCAAGGAATATCTATGCCGTTTTCATCATAGTATTCAAGCAACCCAAGAACAGATTCCTTAGTTCTTTCAAGTGCTACTTCTTCATTAGGCCCTGAACTACCTGCTCCTGAAAGATTTAATACGATCACTGAAAATAAATCATCCGCATCTTTTTCGATTGCAACATGGCAGCGAAATGCATGGACCGGTTCCCAATCAGTTAATTCGATTGGCCGCTGTTCACGATTAATTAATATTGATCCAGTCATTATTTATTCCCCAGTATTGTCTTTGTAATATGTATTTATCCTACAAGAACCGATAATCTCTCCTTCACTTATCACCTCCATCGCATAGTAGCCTTCTTCCCCAGTTATATAATCGCGCAAGTCAGGGAGCTGAAGAGCCATTTCCACTGTTGCCAAACGATCTTTACATTCGATCTCAACAGGCATTCCGAACAGAGTTCGATTTTTTTTTAAGCATGTAAATTGAAGTTGTATTGAGGTAACGCTGTTAACGTTGGTCAAGCTAACGTAAACCCATGGAGCACCTGCTGAACCGCTTGTTACATATTTGGTTGTATTTCCAGTATCGTCCTCAACAACTTTATGAGCCACATCCTTTACAATCCTCACTGACGTAAAGGTTCCAGCAATAATGTACCCTTCACTGCCTATTTGCCAAATTCTCTCAGCCAACAACAATGCTTGTACATCAGGTTTCACAGCGGTGAGTTCCGTTCTGCCAAAATTTTATTTTTCACCAACATGATTCATTTTTCATACTTTGCATAGCATTGTCAATTAACTGAAGAAATTTCATGCCGCAAATCCCATGCCAACTCGGAATGCGGAACCCATTGCTTTCAAAGCACTTATCGTCAACAAAGGTAGGCATTAAGTAGTAATTAACCGCAATATGTGTCAATCGCACTTAGACACTTAAGACAACAAGCAGTTTCACGCTTAAATAAATTGATTGCAAGGATTTTTAATGAGTGGTTCTCTTCAAATGAGAGAACCCTCCTGGCTATGCAAGTTTCGCTCAAAACTCTGATTGAACATACTTTCAAAGCATCGCAGGGCATAAAATTTTTCCAGGCTCAGAGGATTCGGAATCCCGTTCCCAGCTGCCGTAACCGCTTTTCGGCTCATTGCTTGCACCCACTCAACCGCTTTCTGGTGCGCGAATGTCTCACGAAACTAATTCTTCCCATCCCAGGTGAACGACACTAAACTGAGACTACGTTAAGACCACGCCCCTCAGTAAGTTCTAAGATGTGCCGCCCAAGTTTATTGACATTCAGGAATTAAACAGTTTTGCAACCAGATCGTAGATCATTCGCTGGAAAACGCATCTGTGCCTTGGGGCTGGGGCGTTTCGGAGGACAAGTGGCCGCCATTGAACATCTGCTACAGCACGGTGCTCAGATACGAATTACAGATACTGCTCATCCGGAAACGCTGTCTGACTCCATCGAACGACTCTCTCAATATTCAGATATTGAATTTCAGTTTGGTCCGCAGACGGTAGACTCTTTGAAAAACTGTGATGCCCTCCTCGCTTCACCGGCTATCCGTCCGCAACATTCTTGTATCATCGCTGCGAGACGAGTGGGACTGCCTGTTTTTACGGAAATCGGTTTGTTCCTGAATGCCTGTAAAGGACGAGTTCTTGCGATTTCAGGTACGGTTGGGAAATCGACCACAGCAGCCATGCTTGCGAAAATCCTGCAAGTAACTGGAAACAAAGCTCATCTGGGAGGCAATATCGGGAAGAGTCTGCTTCCGATTGTGGAACAAATACAGCCTGAGGATTTTGTCGTTCTGGAATTGAGCAGCTTTCAACTTGATTACCTCAGACAAGTTCAACCCGATTTCACTGCAGCCGTGCTCACAAATTTGATCCCGCATCATCTCGAATGGCATGGCTCAGCTGAGGCGTATCGGGAGGCGAAAGCGGTGATGTTTCAGGGGCAGAACTCCACACAACTGAGCGTGTTTCCCGAATCTCAACGGAGTGAATCATGGCCAGGAAAAGCAGAGCGGGTTTATTATCGGGTAGAAGACTTAAACGGAGAATTTCCCGATTGGCCTGCTCACGATCAAAATAACGCGGCTGCCACGATGAGAGTTGCTCGATGGTTGGGAATCGAAAAGTCAGTCATTTTCGAGGCTCTGCATCATTATTCGGGATTACCTCACCGGCTTGAAAAGATCCCGAACTCGCTGCATCGCACCATCATCAATGATTCAAAATCGACTTCTCCCATCGCAACTCTGGCAGCCATCGATACTCTCTGTTCACCAACCTGGATAATTATTGGCGGTGCAGACTCTTTGGATGATCCTTCATTGCTCCTTGATCGTTTGACAAAGCATCAAATGATACGTGGAATTACCTGGGTGGGACCTGCAGGAAATCGATTAGCCGGGATATTTGCACAACAAAACACGGAAACACCTCAAACAGTGGAGGACAATCTCAACTCTGCCTGGCGATGGTGCTGGGAGAATTCTCAGAGGGATCACACGATTCTCATGTCCCCCGGCTATCCCAGTTTTAATGAATTTCTGAACTATGAAGCCCGGGGAGAACATCTCGTCAAGCTGGTACGTGAAACTGAAGACCAAACCGATTAACATAGTCTGTTAAAGACTCAAAACGAAATTTCTAAAGCAACATTATCAATATGAAACTCAGGGCCATCACCTGTGAACAATGCAGTGCCCCGCTGGAAGTCCCTGCCAAGGCGACATCAGCCAAGTGTGGCTACTGCAATTCTCTTTTGCATCTGGATCAACCTCAGCCACAGTCATTGAAATCTTCAGAAAATGATTCCAGCAATCTGGACACAATCCGTCTTCAAAACGAACTGGAACGACTCGACCGGGAATGGATGATGAAGCGGGAGTCGTTTATGATCAAAGGCAAAAATGGAGAGATGTCGATTCCCGATACAACCATGTTAGTCGCGTCCGGTTTCGGGATTGTGTTCGCAGGATTCTGGACTTTAATGACTCTGTTTTTCTTTCCTCCATTTGCCCTGTTTGGCGGATTCATGATTATCATGATCATCACTCAGACCGCCAAAGCCAAAAAGAAGATGGAGCAGTATCAATACTCCCACAGTCAATACCGCCGAAAACGTCAGGAGATATTGAGTCAATTGCAACAGGAGGATCCGCCGGGGATCGACAATTATCTTCAGGATCTCTCTTTCAACTAAGTAATAACTCATCTTCCATGCAACTCGATCGACTTCTCATTCAGACTCTGGAATCCTGGCACCGCGCCGGCGTGAGTGAACTTGCGCAGGCCTCAGAGGTACAAGGATTACTGGAAGCGGCTCCGGTTACAACAGATCGGCATGCAGCTCCATCGACTCCTGCACCGACAAGACGGGATGCTCCTTCAACATCCGCACCGACACACTTACAAAGCCCACCCTCAAAACCAAGTCCCTCAGAACAAATCACGAAAACGTCAGCACCACAGGAAACCATTGTGACAAAACCGAGTTTACCACAAACGATGAATCGCGAAGAACGAGTCAGCTGTCTGACCGAGATTGCTGGCCGGGTCTCCAAGTGTACCAAATGCAAAGAACTGGCAGAGACGCGCACGCAAACCGTGTTTGGAGTGGGTGATCCTGAAGCGACGGTCATGTTCATCGGAGAAGCTCCGGGAGCCGATGAGGATAAACAGGGCGAACCGTTTGTCGGTCGGGCCGGAAAACTCCTCGATAAAATCATTGAAGCCTGCGGCTGGACACGTGAAGAACTTTACATCTGCAATATTCTTCGTTGCCGTCCACCCGGAAATCGGAATCCTTCTCCCATTGAAGCCGACAACTGCAGTGAATTTCTGCAGGCTCAAATTGAGACGGTCGATCCCGATTACATCGTCTGCTGGGGAACAATCGCCGCTCAGAATGTCCTGAATACAAAAACGCCGATCGGTCGTATGCGAGGGGAGTTGTTTGAACGAGGACGTGCCCGCGTGCTCTGCACGTATCATCCGTCCTATCTACTGCGAAATCCTCCTGCGAAGAAACTCGTCTGGGAAGACTTAAAAATTCTGCTGGCGGAACTGGGAATCGATCCGGATAAGAAATAATTTGTTAAGACGAGTCCCCTCTCCCCCTGGGATAGGGTTAGGGTGAGGGCATTGGAGTTGGAAACTTATTGAACGTCGAAGTGATCCCCTCATCCGGCCTTCGGCCACCTTCTCCCCAAGGAGAAGGAAAGGATACCACTTCCACCCGAGTCATGACTGGCTCGGCTCGCCTTTCCTGATTCGATAATGTATGTTGATCAATTGATGAACGCATTTTTAACCGCAATAGAAATAACTGACGATGAGTGAACGAGTTTATCTGGGAATCGACCTGGGAGCCGAGAGTGGTCGCGTGATGGCTGGCC from Rubinisphaera italica includes the following:
- a CDS encoding Ig-like domain-containing protein, with protein sequence MHQMNGTLTINGKPAPDLNVVMHVEGNRPSSGLTDANGKFTMHYTSTQTGVVAGENYITLSPANGDTELFPVPEEFKEVVERYGEVTKAFKMDIDKDYDNFELNLQ
- a CDS encoding DUF1559 domain-containing protein, whose protein sequence is MRSKRRAFTLIELLVVIAIIAILVALLLPAVQQAREAARRSSCKNNLKQIGLAFHNYHDTHFVFPMGNRFVDPPGGHSHPYSKSAPSDDQYNSWGWPYFILPQIESSALYDSFDTSQPPYTPHDYDSGWGQNGPTPNTTNQVPCQQMPSTFACPSAIAAGAPRSYKDYAINAGTPLCCPERSSSATAYNGMGFMNSSLKFKDVVDGTSNTMLIMEQVRYTKDPNDPNAHNHFLLVTHQSEGYASTDRPPNQLNNNFGRVSRSEHPGGIQVCLVDGSVRFISDNIDLTTFRRISTRSLRETVGEF
- a CDS encoding class I SAM-dependent rRNA methyltransferase; amino-acid sequence: MSSDLPRIILKPRRSQPFFTGHPWVFAGAISQIPEGLNVGDEVVLYSHEKKAIARGLYNPESQIRVRLYSWNLDQPLDDDFWRQRLIGAIELRRQMFPVENDIRACRLIFSEADGISGLTVDRFGDWLTVQITSQALATRSEFLINQLDELLSPLGIWLRTEKGMKEAEGMTMQDGLLRGDPPPSPLYIVENELDYIINVQEGQKTGFYYDQRDNRLAAAKYLQGDVLDVCCYSGGFTLNALKHGRAKHVTGVDSSGGAIQLAQDNAKLNQLEDRCEFVDADALKFLTTTDRMFDGIILDPPKFARGRKGIQRAMKAYFKWNVAAISRLKPQGILVTCSCSGMVSFEEFGEVIRDAAAETGRFVRILETRGQAADHPVSAFCPESSYLKCLICAVE
- a CDS encoding type II toxin-antitoxin system HicA family toxin, which translates into the protein MATKIPRISGKKAIKAFQKAGFEVVRTKGSHHIMNKEDHPSPLNIPVHGNEDMGIGLLKKQITLAGLSVEQFIEYLNS
- the murD gene encoding UDP-N-acetylmuramoyl-L-alanine--D-glutamate ligase; amino-acid sequence: MQPDRRSFAGKRICALGLGRFGGQVAAIEHLLQHGAQIRITDTAHPETLSDSIERLSQYSDIEFQFGPQTVDSLKNCDALLASPAIRPQHSCIIAARRVGLPVFTEIGLFLNACKGRVLAISGTVGKSTTAAMLAKILQVTGNKAHLGGNIGKSLLPIVEQIQPEDFVVLELSSFQLDYLRQVQPDFTAAVLTNLIPHHLEWHGSAEAYREAKAVMFQGQNSTQLSVFPESQRSESWPGKAERVYYRVEDLNGEFPDWPAHDQNNAAATMRVARWLGIEKSVIFEALHHYSGLPHRLEKIPNSLHRTIINDSKSTSPIATLAAIDTLCSPTWIIIGGADSLDDPSLLLDRLTKHQMIRGITWVGPAGNRLAGIFAQQNTETPQTVEDNLNSAWRWCWENSQRDHTILMSPGYPSFNEFLNYEARGEHLVKLVRETEDQTD
- a CDS encoding uracil-DNA glycosylase; translation: MQLDRLLIQTLESWHRAGVSELAQASEVQGLLEAAPVTTDRHAAPSTPAPTRRDAPSTSAPTHLQSPPSKPSPSEQITKTSAPQETIVTKPSLPQTMNREERVSCLTEIAGRVSKCTKCKELAETRTQTVFGVGDPEATVMFIGEAPGADEDKQGEPFVGRAGKLLDKIIEACGWTREELYICNILRCRPPGNRNPSPIEADNCSEFLQAQIETVDPDYIVCWGTIAAQNVLNTKTPIGRMRGELFERGRARVLCTYHPSYLLRNPPAKKLVWEDLKILLAELGIDPDKK